DNA from Salmo trutta chromosome 14, fSalTru1.1, whole genome shotgun sequence:
TAGACCACTCACTCAAACAACAACATGTGTTTTTCAATGCTTTTTTATTAAACATGAGGCATTCATAAACATACAAAAGAATACAAAACTCCAAAGACTTGTGTCAATGAAAACAAAAAGAACATTAAATAAGTACAAAGCCTTGTAAGATAGAACTGTAACAAACCAAAACCCCCAAAATAAAAGTCAAtttataaaaagaaaaaaaacagtcaAATAAGTGCTAAATATGCTCCGAAGTAACAGTTTCTAGAAAATGAGCCTCCATCAATTAATCAGTCTTTAAAATTTTGAGCCAATTATGTTTTCGGCCATCTGAAGATGGCAATTTTAAACATGAAATCTAAATTGTTGTCACGATATGCAGAATGAGAATTGTGAGTGGCTTGTCTTCTGATGGCCGTCAGGTTGATATTTTGACTAACAGCCTGTGCAGGCAGCAAAGGCACAGATCTCACAGATGTCCATAGGCACAGCAGCTGGAAGAAAGAAGAGAAAGGTACAGTGTTAAAACATGTTCCAAAATCACTCAGTCAAACTACAACGGCATATTGCAGAGACCAACTGGATGTACATAAGAGAGATGTTCTATACAATTCCGATCAATGACTCCATCAACAAATTATTACGGTCTTATCACAATCTGGTCTGATCCACCAAGTTGGACTATAGTGGATATTATTCTATAGAGTGGTCTTTTCTTACCTAGTCTTGAGAGAGACATGCTTGCCCCTCTCTTCATGCAAAGGGGCATGAACTCCTGTGGCAGGGAAGGGTTAGCACAGACAGAAGCAAAGCTGGTGCTGGTGAGACGAGGATtctgcatcctgtttacattgctGTCCTCTGCTGTCAGTTCTTGGAGCTTCTTCACTGAATCCAGTGAGAAAAAAAAGTCTCCCTCctacagagaagagaggagaggacataaACACAGGTTAGACAAAGCACCATATCTGTGGGTCATATTGGGGTCCCAGCAAATCATTGCGATGCTTTACATATTCTGAATGTGAGGAGGATGCCCATAGACTTGTAATGCTGGCTTGCACCAAGTATATGCCTTGTTGCTAAAAAGAAAATGCTACACGGAAATGTGTCTGTTACAGCTACATACTGAGGGTTAACAAAACATTATTTCACTAGATTACCATTGACCATTCTGACATATCTGCAGTCAATAGTCATCATACATTATAGTAAGGTAAACCTTGCTTTAAGAGGAGCCCTTACCTGTACTTTGACAGCTAGTGCTTCAGACACCAGACAGAGAGCCAGGACCATGAGAGCAATGGAGAGAATGCTCTTCATCTTGTCTTTTGAGAGGTTTGCTTTGAGCCTTTAGTCTTGCtgttgttggtgtgtttggaagaTTGCTCACCTCAGTTTCTGCTCTCCGTtcatctccctccttccttttAAAGGGTTGACTCTCAACTCAGTTCAGTCATGCAGGCCTAGGATTGGCCGAGCTGCAAATGGGAGAAAAGTATTTCTCACGGGTTAATGAGTAGTGATGGTGGATTTTACAATGTCATAAAGGTCGATTCATAAATCCTCTCTGACCTCATCCCCAGTCTGGTGTTTTTATGGACACACTTGATGGTATGTCTTCTACAGTCGGTCACACACCTCCACTTACCACGTTGGTTAACAAGGAATCCCTGTTAACTGTCACACAAACTATCTTTATGTAAAGTATCCACAATCGTTCTGCAAAATTAAAGCtcatctaccccctaaaaaaaattataatcaaaaatatatatttacagtaccagtcaaatgtttgggc
Protein-coding regions in this window:
- the LOC115207716 gene encoding guanylin, producing the protein MKSILSIALMVLALCLVSEALAVKVQEGDFFFSLDSVKKLQELTAEDSNVNRMQNPRLTSTSFASVCANPSLPQEFMPLCMKRGASMSLSRLAAVPMDICEICAFAACTGC